From the genome of Pseudomonadota bacterium:
ATGAAGATGCACTTCCGTAAGGATTTTAAAAAGATCGGCCAGGCTACCAAGGTGGCCCGTTTTGCCGGCCGGCTGGCTCCCCTGGAACAGGCGAATCCGGCCGTGGTCCTGGGGGCCGCCTATCTGCATAACATCGCCGGCGGTAACCCGCTGGTCGACAAAAAAGAAAACCTCGAACAGGAAATCGAGACCCTGCGTCTGAGTCAAGCCATTCTCGATGAGCTGCGGGCCCAAAAGGATCTGGCGGACAAGGTTCAAAATCTTCTCCGAATGCTTTTTCACCCAGAAGAATCAGAGCCTGAAAGCCTGAGCCCCGAGTTCAAATGCCTGCATGACGCCATCAGAATTTTCGCACTGCAGAAACGGCAACAGGAACAACCCTTTTCCGACGCTTTACTGGAAAAACAAATCAAGGCTACCTTACTGACCGCAAGCGGTCGCGAGCTGGCGACCAAAAGCATCCTCGGAGCCCGAAATTAATCACCGGCCATGACCGCTACTTGACGGATGGAGACAACCATGAAAATTTTACGCAAGATTATCCGGATCGATGAAGATTTATGTGACGGCTGCGGCCGGTGTGTTCCCGCCTGCGACGAGGGCGCCATTCAGATTATCGACGGCAAGGCCAGGGTGGTCGCCGAAAGGTATTGCGACGGACTCGGCGCCTGCCTCGGGGAATGCCCTCAGGGAGCCATTGCCATCGTCGAAAGAATGGCGGACGATTTTGA
Proteins encoded in this window:
- a CDS encoding phosphohydrolase; translation: MRCPGQDSRYWKHDAIFETKCPECGSELEFFKDQTTTRCKNCGKQVINPKMDFGCASYCQYAEQCMGELPPELLAGRDDLLKDRIALKMKMHFRKDFKKIGQATKVARFAGRLAPLEQANPAVVLGAAYLHNIAGGNPLVDKKENLEQEIETLRLSQAILDELRAQKDLADKVQNLLRMLFHPEESEPESLSPEFKCLHDAIRIFALQKRQQEQPFSDALLEKQIKATLLTASGRELATKSILGARN